From Brassica oleracea var. oleracea cultivar TO1000 chromosome C3, BOL, whole genome shotgun sequence, a single genomic window includes:
- the LOC106327955 gene encoding probable mannan synthase 7 has protein sequence MSPLAIFHRLARATYSSLLLSTSQVRSFKASTWEDTITRISLWWEQARAVVVVPVFKFLVALCLIMSVMLFVEMMYMGLVVAYIKLFKRKPEKVYKWEAMEEDDVECGGESFPMVLVQIPMYNEKEVCEQSIAAACKISWPSNRIIIQVLDDSTDPASKELVKKECERWSKEGVNITFEIRDNRKGYKAGALREGMKHSYVKQCDYVAIFDADFQPEPDFLFRTVPFLIHNPKLALVQGRWEFVNAGQCMMTRLQEMSLSYHFMVEQQVGSSTFAFFGFNGTAGVWRISALNESGGWNDQTTVEDMDLAVRATLRGWKLLYLDDLKVKSELPCSFNALRSQQHRWTCGPANLFRKMAGKIIRSENVSLWKKLYMLYSFFFMRKLVAHVLSFCFYCVILPATVLFPEVTVPKWAAFYLPSLITLLIALGRLRSIHLLAFWVLFENAMSLVRTKALVMGLFETGRVQEWVVTEKLGDGLKTKLIAQAPEEHHVRFRDRVHLMELLVGAYLLFCGCYDIIYGKQTLFLYLLFQSMGFFVVGFGYVGKYVAASSS, from the exons ATGTCTCCTCTCGCAATCTTCCACCGTCTTGCTCGCGCCACGTACTCCTCCCTTCTCCTCTCAACG TCTCAAGTTCGAAGCTTTAAAGCGTCTACATGGGAAGATACCATTACCCGAATCAGCCTCTGGTGGGAGCAAGCCAGGGCTGTGGTGGTTGTGCCTGTCTTCAAGTTCCTGGTGGCTCTATGCTTGATCATGTCTGTGATGCTCTTCGTTGAGATGATGTACATGGGACTTGTGGTAGCGTATATCAAGCTGTTCAAGAGGAAGCCAGAGAAAGTTTACAAATGGGAAGCTATGGAGGAGGATGATGTTGAGTGTGGCGGCGAAAGCTTCCCTATGGTTCTTGTGCAGATTCCTATGTACAATGAAAAAGAG GTCTGTGAGCAATCAATTGCAGCTGCTTGCAAAATCTCGTGGCCGTCGAATCGTATAATAATCCAAGTGCTTGATGACTCCACAGATCCAGCTAGTAAG GAACTGGTGAAAAAGGAATGTGAGAGATGGTCAAAAGAAGGGGTCAACATAACCTTTGAGATAAGGGATAACAGAAAAGGATACAAAGCCGGTGCGCTGAGAGAAGGGATGAAGCATAGCTATGTGAAGCAGTGTGACTACGTTGCTATCTTTGATGCTGATTTTCAGCCTGAACCTGATTTCCTCTTCCGCACCGTTCCTTTCCTAATTCACAATCCAAAGTTAGCACTTGTTCAAGGCCGTTGGGAGTTTG TGAATGCGGGACAATGCATGATGACGAGATTGCAGGAGATGTCTCTGAGTTACCATTTCATGGTAGAGCAGCAAGTTGGATCCTCAACGTTTGCCTTCTTTGGGTTCAACG GAACGGCTGGTGTGTGGAGAATCTCGGCGCTGAATGAGTCAGGTGGATGGAATGACCAGACAACAGTAGAAGACATGGACTTAGCTGTAAGAGCCACACTCAGAGGCTGGAAGTTGCTATACCTCGACGATCTCAAG GTGAAAAGTGAGTTGCCTTGTTCATTCAACGCCCTCCGTAGCCAGCAGCATAGATGGACTTGTGGCCCTGCGAATCTATTCAGGAAAATGGCTGGAAAGATAATAAGAAGCGAGAATGTCTCTCTATGGAAGAAGCTGTATATGTTGTACAGCTTCTTCTTCATGCGCAAGCTCGTGGCTCACGTCCTCTCCTTCTGCTTCTACTGTGTTATCTTGCCAGCTACTGTTCTGTTCCCTGAGGTCACGGTTCCGAAATGGGCTGCGTTTTATCTCCCTTCTTTGATCACTCTCCTCATCGCACTCGGTAGACTAAG ATCAATCCATCTTTTGGCGTTTTGGGTTCTGTTTGAGAACGCAATGTCACTGGTTAGAACAAAGGCTCTGGTCATGGGCTTGTTTGAAACAGGGAGAGTACAAGAATGGGTTGTGACAGAGAAGTTAGGTGACGGTCTCAAGACGAAGCTGATTGCACAAGCACCTGAAGAACATCACGTCAGATTCAGAGATAG GGTGCATTTGATGGAGCTATTGGTTGGAGCGTACCTGTTGTTCTGCGGATGCTACGACATCATCTACGGGAAGCAGACGCTGTTTTTGTACCTTCTGTTCCAGTCAATGGGCTTCTTCGTTGTTGGTTTTGGGTATGTGGGCAAATATGTTGCTGCTTCATCATCCTAA
- the LOC106327956 gene encoding uncharacterized protein LOC106327956 yields MRRSASASIVSDQLSAKAPSPSPSPPRIQSDTDSEDVQLLLPRYDPNSYPGKKDKSRLRSAENAIHFIPLILILCALILWLVSNPVVAMIKQ; encoded by the exons ATGCGTCGATCGGCGAGCGCCTCAATAGTATCCGACCAACTATCAGCAAAAGCTCCGTCACCATCACCGTCTCCGCCGAGAATCCAAAGCGACACAGACTCGGAGGATGTCCAGCTTCTTCTGCCCAGGTACGACCCAAACTCTTACCCTGGAAAGAAGGACAAATCACGACTCAGATCCGCCGAGAACGCTATCCATTTCATCCCTCTCATTCTCATCCTCTGCGCCCTAATACTTTGGTTGGTTTCGAATCCAG TAGTAGCAATGATCAAACAGTGA
- the LOC106329078 gene encoding O-acyltransferase WSD1-like isoform X1 → MAAAKQVMPSEEPLSPFSRLFSMPGQDCFNIITIGCKTEGNAHAIVEGLKNTLINHPRFSSILETGLGEHKVKAKWIPTTVKVEDHVIVPDIDPNIENPDQFLEDYTTNMALSPMDKSKPLWEFHLLQLKTSYAGSVAVARFHHSLGDGMSLMSLLLACTRKTCDLEALPTFVVPKKSKARHICWSLIAWFWFIVRLLFHTCVEVFKSMVIVCFARDNVTPLKGKPGATISVNKFIHRIFSLDDVKVVKNAMNMTVNDVLLGVVQAGLSRYLSQKIDLNNKTSKSRKVLEKNNIYGVVFFNLRPNRNIEDLAKMMEKGSKSRWGNSIGYVLFPLWIRLEEDTLEYIRRAKITMDRKKLSLEPIFSFALLKFTMKVFGLKALKNLVNSIFSRTSVIFTNVVGPDEEISFFDHEISYIAASSCGVPQGLTIHIQSYVKKVIINLAVDLSVIPDPHHLCDLIIDSLNSMKSAVVEMGSYKLEV, encoded by the exons ATGGCTGCAGCGAAGCAAGTGATGCCCAGCGAGGAGCCGCTCAGCCCGTTTTCACGGCTATTCAGTATGCCCGGTCAGGACTGCTTCAACATCATAACCATTGGATGCAAAACTGAGGGCAATGCACACGCCATTGTTGAAGGTTTAAAGAACACTTTGATCAACCATCCACGTTTTTCTAGCATCCTG GAGACTGGTCTTGGAGAGCATAAAGTAAAAGCTAAGTGGATTCCTACAACAGTAAAAGTGGAAGATCATGTAATTGTTCCAGATATAGACCCCAACATTGAAAATCCTGATCAGTTTCTAGAGGATTATACAACAAATATGGCACTTTCTCCAATGGATAAGTCAAAACCTTTATGGGAGTTTCACTTACTGCAACTGAAGACATCATATGCTGGATCTGTAGCCGTGGCTAGGTTTCACCATTCTTTAGGTGATGGAATGTCTCTTATGTCTCTTTTACTCGCTTGTACTCGAAAAACATGCGATCTCGAGGCATTGCCTACTTTCGTAGTCCCAAAGAAAAGCAAAGCGAGGCACATTTGCTGGTCCTTAATTGCTTGGTTTTGGTTCATAGTAAGATTGTTGTTCCACACTTGTGTTGAAGTTTTCAAGTCTATGGTTATTGTATGCTTCGCTAGAGACAATGTAACACCTCTTAAGGGTAAACCAGGTGCTACAATTAGCGTTAATAAGTTTATTCATCGAATTTTTAGTTTGGATGATGTGAAAGTGGTGAAGAATGCGATGAATATG ACGGTGAATGATGTTCTTCTTGGAGTCGTGCAAGCGGGTCTTTCACGATATTTGAGTCAAAAAATTG ATTTGAATAATAAAACTTCAAAGTCAAGAAAGGTCCTAGAGAAAAACAATATCTACGGTGTTGTGTTTTTCAACTTACGGCCAAACAGAAATATTGAG GATTTGGCTAAGATGATGGAGAAAGGTTCAAAATCAAGATGGGGAAACTCAATCGGCTATGTTTTGTTCCCTCTATGGATAAGGTTAGAAGAGGATACCCTGGAATACATCCGACGAGCCAAAATTACAATGGACAGGAAGAAACTTTCTCTTGAACCTATATTTTCTTTTGCATTACTCAAGTTCACTATGAAAGTTTTCGGGCTAAAG GCACTGAAGAATCTCGTAAACAGTATTTTTAGTCGCACGTCAGTAATATTTACAAATGTCGTCGGTCCAGATGAAGAAATCAGCTTTTTCGACCATGAGATATCTTACATTGCAGCAAGCTCATGTGGTGTGCCGCAG GGACTGACAATACATATACAAAGCTATGTAAAGAAGGTTATCATCAATCTAGCTGTTGATCTCAGTGTGATCCCTGATCCTCATCATCTTTGTGATCTCATCATAGACTCTCTCAACTCCATGAAGTCGGCTGTTGTGGAAATGGGTTCTTACAAATTGGAAGTTTAA
- the LOC106329078 gene encoding O-acyltransferase WSD1-like isoform X2, protein MHTPLLKETGLGEHKVKAKWIPTTVKVEDHVIVPDIDPNIENPDQFLEDYTTNMALSPMDKSKPLWEFHLLQLKTSYAGSVAVARFHHSLGDGMSLMSLLLACTRKTCDLEALPTFVVPKKSKARHICWSLIAWFWFIVRLLFHTCVEVFKSMVIVCFARDNVTPLKGKPGATISVNKFIHRIFSLDDVKVVKNAMNMTVNDVLLGVVQAGLSRYLSQKIDLNNKTSKSRKVLEKNNIYGVVFFNLRPNRNIEDLAKMMEKGSKSRWGNSIGYVLFPLWIRLEEDTLEYIRRAKITMDRKKLSLEPIFSFALLKFTMKVFGLKALKNLVNSIFSRTSVIFTNVVGPDEEISFFDHEISYIAASSCGVPQGLTIHIQSYVKKVIINLAVDLSVIPDPHHLCDLIIDSLNSMKSAVVEMGSYKLEV, encoded by the exons ATGCACACGCCATTGTTGAAG GAGACTGGTCTTGGAGAGCATAAAGTAAAAGCTAAGTGGATTCCTACAACAGTAAAAGTGGAAGATCATGTAATTGTTCCAGATATAGACCCCAACATTGAAAATCCTGATCAGTTTCTAGAGGATTATACAACAAATATGGCACTTTCTCCAATGGATAAGTCAAAACCTTTATGGGAGTTTCACTTACTGCAACTGAAGACATCATATGCTGGATCTGTAGCCGTGGCTAGGTTTCACCATTCTTTAGGTGATGGAATGTCTCTTATGTCTCTTTTACTCGCTTGTACTCGAAAAACATGCGATCTCGAGGCATTGCCTACTTTCGTAGTCCCAAAGAAAAGCAAAGCGAGGCACATTTGCTGGTCCTTAATTGCTTGGTTTTGGTTCATAGTAAGATTGTTGTTCCACACTTGTGTTGAAGTTTTCAAGTCTATGGTTATTGTATGCTTCGCTAGAGACAATGTAACACCTCTTAAGGGTAAACCAGGTGCTACAATTAGCGTTAATAAGTTTATTCATCGAATTTTTAGTTTGGATGATGTGAAAGTGGTGAAGAATGCGATGAATATG ACGGTGAATGATGTTCTTCTTGGAGTCGTGCAAGCGGGTCTTTCACGATATTTGAGTCAAAAAATTG ATTTGAATAATAAAACTTCAAAGTCAAGAAAGGTCCTAGAGAAAAACAATATCTACGGTGTTGTGTTTTTCAACTTACGGCCAAACAGAAATATTGAG GATTTGGCTAAGATGATGGAGAAAGGTTCAAAATCAAGATGGGGAAACTCAATCGGCTATGTTTTGTTCCCTCTATGGATAAGGTTAGAAGAGGATACCCTGGAATACATCCGACGAGCCAAAATTACAATGGACAGGAAGAAACTTTCTCTTGAACCTATATTTTCTTTTGCATTACTCAAGTTCACTATGAAAGTTTTCGGGCTAAAG GCACTGAAGAATCTCGTAAACAGTATTTTTAGTCGCACGTCAGTAATATTTACAAATGTCGTCGGTCCAGATGAAGAAATCAGCTTTTTCGACCATGAGATATCTTACATTGCAGCAAGCTCATGTGGTGTGCCGCAG GGACTGACAATACATATACAAAGCTATGTAAAGAAGGTTATCATCAATCTAGCTGTTGATCTCAGTGTGATCCCTGATCCTCATCATCTTTGTGATCTCATCATAGACTCTCTCAACTCCATGAAGTCGGCTGTTGTGGAAATGGGTTCTTACAAATTGGAAGTTTAA
- the LOC106329867 gene encoding uncharacterized protein LOC106329867 yields MGQYSYSQPSSSEEYDIDLTSLLQAEADIYADEAESRQNIVESVEYVPQPEADDGIPKTSYCGGEPVVATSYTRKDQGRRYFTCENADDGDCHIWKWLDVAVMEEFGDYQRQLRELKAQADESEEKLVKVEKTVGELAKRKTGITNGYPLVVCVMVSLIFVICVLVTFKWEELQRMIM; encoded by the exons ATGGGACAATATAGCTACAGCCAACCCAGTTCATCAGAGGAGTATGATATAGACTTAACTTCGCTTCTTCAAGCAGAAGCTGATATCTACGCGGATGAAGCTGAGAGTAGGCAGAATATAGTTGAGTCGGTTGAGTACGTTCCTCAACCTGAGGCTGATGATGGAATCCCCAAGACCAGCTACTGTGGTGGTGAGCCTGTCGTTGCAACATCTTACACAAGGAAAGATCAAGGGAGAAGGTACTTCACTTGTGAGAATGCGGATGATGGAGACTGCCATATATGGAAATGGTTGGATGTGGCAGTCATGGAGGAGTTTGGTGACTATCAGAGACAACTTAGGGAGCTTAAGGCTCAAGCTGACGAGAGTGAGGAGAAGCTGGTAAAGGTTGAGAAGACAGTGGGGGAGTTAGCTAAGAGGAAAACCGGAATCACAAATGGCTATCCACTGGTTGTTTGTGTGATGGTTAGTCTCATATTTGTAATATGTGTGCTAGTCACGTTCAAGTGG GAAGAGCTTCAGAGGATGATAATGTGA
- the LOC106329868 gene encoding glutathione S-transferase T3-like translates to MDTTSGFVNLLNNQSFVDLDSPEPAWFSTTPSSDQSAVKERRKWSSIEDKILIGAWLNTSKDPVVSNEQKVGAFWKRIQEYYNSSPQLVGTTPRELGQCKQGWARINEQVCKFVGCFEAALREQRSGHNDDDVMKAALDIIYNDYSIKLNLEHAWRELWHDKKWCSTFLAKDTMKEKRKQTVEVDGEDEVGAAEPRPMGVKASKTASKRKKSGREEELEKIQGILEKKDKISKQKVQYKVFVFSTTDAFGVVKVFCT, encoded by the exons ATGGATACCACCTCTGGTTTTGTTAACCTACTCAATAACCAATCGTTTGTTGACCTTGATTCACCCGAACCTGCTTGGTTTAGTACGACCCCTAGTTCTGATCAGTCTGCGGTCAAGGAGAGGAGGAAGTGGTCTTCGATAGAGGATAAAATCCTGATTGGAGCATGGCTTAACACCAGTAAAGACCCTGTGGTGAGCAACGAGCAAAAAGTAGGTGCTTTCTGGAAGAGGATCCAAGAGTACTACAACTCAAGCCCTCAGCTCGTTGGGACAACACCTAGAGAGCTTGGTCAGTGCAAGCAGGGGTGGGCTAGGATCAACGAGCAAGTATGCAAGTTTGTTGGATGCTTTGAAGCGGCTCTGAGGGAGCAGCGTAGTGGTCATAATGATGATGATGTGATGAAAGCTGCCCTTGATATCATCTACAATGACTACTCCATCAAGCTCAACTTGGAACATGCGTGGAGGGAGTTATGGCATGACAAGAAATGGTGCTCCACCTTTCTCGCTAAGGACACTATGAAGGAAAAGAGGAAACAAACAGTGGAGGTTGATGGAGAAGACGAGGTGGGAGCAGCAGAGCCTAGACCTATGGGTGTCAAGGCCAGTAAAACTGCTAGTAAGAGGAAGAAGAGTGGTAGAGAAGAGGAGTTGGAAAAGATACAGGGAATATTGGAAAAGAAAGACAAAATATCTAAACAGAAA GTTCAGTACAAGGTCTTTGTCTTTTCAACCACAGATGCATTTGGTGTAGTGAAAGTGTTTTGCACTTGA
- the LOC106327934 gene encoding putative dual specificity protein phosphatase DSP8, which yields MYIEEVIEKEERSVEEVSNVADGDEEIVVSRGNVIVLTTKMALVGVGARALFYPTLVYNVVRNKVEAEFHWWDRVAQFILLGAVPFQSDVPRLKELGVCGVITLNESYETLVPSSLYKSYCIDHLVIATRDYCFAPSMEAICQAVDFIHRNASLGKTTYVHCKAGRGRSTTVVICYLVQHKHMTPEAAYDYVKSIRPRVKLATTQWKAVLEYYHVKVLNTQSSLPDATSALISRNMKQVCSGNVVVFDDGSMVLVTHSDVEGYDERSVNVAGNELWAAAADISMVYRVKVVGQAALARISCLWLGLRENHKLSRKNLSMGGISVDISVY from the exons ATGTATATCGAAGAAGTGATTGAAAAGGAAGAGAGATCGGTGGAGGAGGTTAGTAACGTTGCTGATGGAGATGAGGAGATAGTGGTGAGCAGAGGGAACGTGATCGTGTTGACGACGAAGATGGCACTTGTTGGTGTGGGTGCTCGTGCCTTGTTCTATCCAACGCTGGTCTACAACGTTGTTAGGAATAAGGTTGAGGCTGAGTTTCATTGGTGGGATAGGGTCGCTCAG TTTATATTACTGGGAGCCGTTCCGTTTCAATCTGACGTTCCACGGCTTAAAGAGCTCGGGGTTTGTGGAGTGATCACTCTCAATGAGTCATATGAGACTTTGGTTCCCTCATCTCTCTACAAA TCTTACTGCATTGACCACCTGGTCATTGCCACGAGAGATTATTGTTTCGCACCTTCCATGGAAGCCATATGCCAAGCTGTAGATTTTATCCATA GAAATGCTTCTCTTGGGAAGACGACTTATGTTCACTGCAAGGCGGGTCGAGGACGCAGCACTACTGTCGTCATATGCTACTTG GTGCAACACAAACACATGACACCTGAAGCAGCATATGATTATGTAAAGTCAATCAGGCCGAGGGTTAAATTAGCTACCACCCAATGGAAG GCCGTTCTTGAGTACTACCATGTCAAGGTGCTGAATACCCAGAGTTCCTTGCCTGATGCAACTTCAGCTTTGATCTCAAGAAATATGAAGCAGGTTTGTTCCGGGAATGTGGTTGTGTTTGATGATGGGTCGATGGTGCTAGTGACCCACTCGGATGTAGAGGGCTATGATGAGAGGTCGGTGAATGTTGCTGGGAACGAGTTATGGGCGGCAGCTGCAGATATAAGCATGGTGTACCGGGTGAAAGTGGTGGGGCAAGCTGCGTTGGCGAGGATCTCGTGCCTGTGGCTGGGATTGCGTGAGAACCATAAGCTTTCTAGGAAGAATCTTTCCATGGGAGGTATAAGCGTCGACATTTCTGTCTACTGA